The nucleotide window CCTGGTCCGAGGCCGTCACCCTGCCCGACGCAGCCACGGCAGGTGAGGACCAGTGAGCCGCACCCGCCGCACCGCCGCCTGGCTGGCCCGCCCCTTCCGCCCCGCCCCCGCCCCCGCCGTCGGCCGCCGCGCCGCCGCCCCGCTGTGGGTCCGCGGCCTCACCGCCGGCGGACGCCCCGTCGTCCTCGGCGTCGCCCTCCTCATGTGCGCCCCCGGCGAATACCACCTCGCCGAGACCGCCGGATGGAACGACCCCTTCACCTACGGCATGCCGGTCGTCCTGTCCGCCTACGCGGGCATCGCCGCCGCCGTCGCCTCCACCCGCCGGCCCGGCGACCGCGGACGCTGGTCCGCCATCATCGGCGCCTGCCTCGCCCTCGGTCTCGCCATGGCCGCGCAGGTCGTCTCCCACCTGATCACCACCGGGCACGTGGTCGCCGATCAGCCGCTGCTGATCGCGGTCACCAGCCTCGTGCCGCCCGCCGTGGTCGGCCACCTCCTGCACCTGGCCGCCTCACCGCCGGACGGCCAGGACGCACCCGAGGACGCCCCGGACGCCGAGGACGCGCAACCGTCCTCGACCGTCCCGGCCGTCCTGCCGCGCCCGGCCGTCGTCCCGCCCGGGGTCCGGCTACTGCCGATGACGGCCCGCCCGGTACCCGTCGTGACCCTCGAACGCGAGGAGCGACAGGACGCCGACAGGACGCGCGAACTCCCGCCCGGGACGGGCCAGGACGACGAGGACGCCGACGACGGACCGCCGCCCGCCCCGCCCCTCATGACGTCCGCCCAGGTCGCCGATCACTACGGCATCAAGCCGTCCACCGTCCGCAACTGGGTAGCCCTGGACCGCATCCCCGTCCATTCCAAGGACGCGGCCGGACGCAACCTCTTCCACCGCGACGAGCTGCCCAAGTTTCAGGTGGGGGTGCCCGCATGATGCGCATCCTCTTCGGCCTCATCCTCGCGCTGCTGGTCGCGGTCCCGCCGCTGTTCGACATCGCCTTGGCCGCCACCACGCTGGCCGCCTCGCAGCCCCCCGTCCTCGCCTTCGCCGCAGGCGTCCTGGCCTGGCCGCGCATCACCCGCACCGTCCGGAGGTGGACGCGATGAGCGACGCCCTCGACAAGGCCGAGGACGCGGCACGGGAGGCCGCCGCAGACACCGACGTCCTGCGCATCGTGGCCGCCGTCCTCGCCACCCAGCAGGCCGTACAGCAGCAGACTCCCGCGCCCCCGGCTCCGTGCCAGCACGACCACGGCCGCCGCTCCGGGCGCAGTGCGGGCGAGTGGATCGGCCTGTCCTGCGCCGTCTGCATCGGCGGGGTCGGCATCGCCTTCGCGTCCATCGCGATCGCCATCGGCGGCATGTCCGTCGCGATCCTCGCCATCGTCCTGCGCTCCATGTGGCGAGACATCAAGAAAGGCCGCTGACCTGTGGAAACCGCCACCGTCGAAATCATCTCCTTCGGCTACCTGCACGACGACCCGCCCACCGCGCACCTGACGGTCGACCTGCGGCACCACTTCCGAGACCCGCACGTCTCCCCGGAACTGCGATACATGACCGCCGACGACGAACCGGTACGGGCCGCTGTCCTGGCCACGCCCGGAATCCGGCAACTGCTGGACGCCGTCGCCCTCTCGGTCGCCGCGTTCGCAGCCGGACCGTCCGCCGGCATCGTCACCGTCGCCTCGGGATGCGCGGGCGGCCGGCACCGGGCGCCCACGTTCGCCCGCGAACTCGCTGCCCGATTTATCGAAGCCGGTCACAGCGTCACCATCCGGCACCGCGACCTCGGCAAGCCCGTCGTGCAGCGCTGACCTGCCCTTCCGTCCCCTGCGGGCTCGGTCCGTGGGGGTGCGGTGGGGCCGGACAGCCCGGCCCACGACCAGGAGGAACCCGTCATGGACAACCAGGAAAAGATGGAACGCCTGCAGGGCCAGATCAGCGCCCTGCGCCAGGACCAGTTGGCCGCAGGATCCGCCGGGCCCGAGTACATCGCCTCCCGCGGCGAGGCCATCGACGAGGCCCTCGACGAGTTGGCCTACACCATCGACGACGAGCGGGCCCTCCGCGCCCTCGACCAGCATCTCCCGCGCTGACCCCACCCGAGAGGAGCCCGTCATGCCGAAGGCCGACAACCCGCCGCGGAACGAGTGTCGTCAGTGCTGGCGTCACGCCTACGACCGGTCGATTCACCGGCGGCAGCGCGGATCCCGTGAGGGCTGCAAGGAGTGCATCGACCACATGAACAACGGCCACCCCGACCACCTGATCGTCCAGTAGGAGGAACCCGCCATGGAACAGATCGACCCCGAGACCGGCAGCGACCCGACGACGCAGCAGCAGTACGTCGGCCTCGCCTGGGACGCCGCCAGCCGGGCCGCCCAGCTCGCCGAGCACGCGGAGCGAGCGGCCC belongs to Streptomyces sp. V3I8 and includes:
- a CDS encoding pRL2-8, with the protein product MPKADNPPRNECRQCWRHAYDRSIHRRQRGSREGCKECIDHMNNGHPDHLIVQ
- a CDS encoding RNase adapter RapZ, which gives rise to METATVEIISFGYLHDDPPTAHLTVDLRHHFRDPHVSPELRYMTADDEPVRAAVLATPGIRQLLDAVALSVAAFAAGPSAGIVTVASGCAGGRHRAPTFARELAARFIEAGHSVTIRHRDLGKPVVQR
- a CDS encoding helix-turn-helix domain-containing protein; translation: MSRTRRTAAWLARPFRPAPAPAVGRRAAAPLWVRGLTAGGRPVVLGVALLMCAPGEYHLAETAGWNDPFTYGMPVVLSAYAGIAAAVASTRRPGDRGRWSAIIGACLALGLAMAAQVVSHLITTGHVVADQPLLIAVTSLVPPAVVGHLLHLAASPPDGQDAPEDAPDAEDAQPSSTVPAVLPRPAVVPPGVRLLPMTARPVPVVTLEREERQDADRTRELPPGTGQDDEDADDGPPPAPPLMTSAQVADHYGIKPSTVRNWVALDRIPVHSKDAAGRNLFHRDELPKFQVGVPA